In the genome of Patescibacteria group bacterium, the window GCATTTTTATTTAAAAATCCAGCCGAGAGAATCTATTTTTGCGGGGTTGGAATTGGGCAGCGGGATGGTGATTAATTCCATTGAGCCGGAGGTGGCGGCGAAGTTTTATCGGGGGAAATAAATTTAATAATTAATAATATAAATCTATGACCACTTACATTTTCAAAGTTAAATTAAAATATGATAAAAGAACTTATCGCGAAATTGAAATCTTGGAGAATCAAACACTAGACGATTTACATTGGGCAATTTTTAGAGCTTTTGATTTTGAAGAGATGCATTTGTATTCTTTTTTTATGAATAACAAAGCATGGAGCGGAGTCGAATTTGAATATTGTGCTCCGCAAGCTGATGGCCGTTCGGCTAAAAAAGTAAAAATAAACTCCCTTAATTTAGAACTCAAACAAAAATTTCTTTACTTATTTGATTATGGCGATAGCTGGGAATTCGAAATGGAATTTGTCGGCAATGGTCAGGCTCAAAACAAGGTAAAATATCCTATAGTTGTTAAAAAGGCTGGTGATTCACCAGAGCAATATCCTGATTATGACGAAGAAGATGAATAAAACTTTTACCTCCAAAATTGAACTCAATCCCCAGTTTAAACGCGCTTTGGATTTAATTGAAAAGACCAAACGCAATGTTTTTGTTACTGGTAAGGCCGGCACTGGCAAATCAACTTTGTTACAGCTTTTTCGCGCTAAAACTAAAAAGAAGTTAGTGGTGCTGGCTCCGACCGGGGTGGCTGCGCTTAATGTGCAAGGTCAGACCATTCATTCGTTTTTTGGTTTTAAACCGGATATTACTCCGTTCAACATCAAGCAGGTTCGGGTCACGCCGCGTAAAAAGAAGTTATTAAAGAAATTGGAAACCATTATAATTGACGAGGTTTCCATGGTACGTGCTGATTTACTGGATTGCGTTGATGGCTTTCTTCGTCTTTACGGTCCGAAAAAGAACCAGCCTTTTGGCGGCGCGCAGATGATTTTTATCGGTGATTTGTATCAATTGCCGCCGGTTGTCACTAGTCAGGAGAAATCTCTTTTTACTCCGATCCCGAGTTCAACTAATAATTCTAAAATTTCAAAAAATTCTTTTGCAGGGGCTATAGCTAATGTTTACGGGAGTCCTTATTTTTTTGATGCTAAATCTTTTCCTAATCTTAGTGTTGAATTGATTGAATTGGAAAAAATTTATCGGCAAAAAGACCAACGTTTTATTGAACTCCTAAATTCTATTCGCAATAATTCCGCTGGCGAAGCCGAGCTTAAAATTATCAATCAACGGCTTAATCAAAAGTTTGAATCTCAGCTTGATGATTTCTATATTTATCTAACCCCAACCAATGCTTTGGCTTCGAGCGTCAACAATCAAAAACTAGAGCAACTGAAAACTAAAGTCCATCATTATAAAGGATTTTTAAGCGGCAAGTTTGATGTTAGATCTTTACCCACTGACATGGATTTAAACCTTAAAGTCGGGGCCCAGGTAATGCTTTTGAATAATGATGCCAGTGGTCGTTGGATTAATGGCACGATTGGCAAAATTGTTGATATTGAAACTGATGATGAGCAGGAAGACGCGATTTTAGTGGAGTTAGCTTCGGGCGATGTGGAAGCGGTTTATCCTTATACTTGGAAGATGTTTGAGTTTAAATTTAACCCGCGCACTGGCGAAATTGAGTCCGATACTCTTGGCTCTTTTACCCAGTATCCAATGAAGTTGGCCTGGGCTATCACGATTCATAAAAGTCAAGGCAAGACTTTTAATAAAGTCATCCTAGATATTGGCCGCGGCACTTTTGCTCACGGCCAGCTCTATGTGGCTTTGAGCCGATGTGTTTCCCTGGAAGGTCTTGTTTTAAAAAAGCCCTTGGTTAAGCATCACATCTGGATGGACTGGCGGGTGGTTAAATTTGTTACTTCTTATCAATATCAAATTTCCGCGGAAAAATGTTCAACCGAGGATAAGATTAAAATCATTGAGCAGGCGATTGCCGAGAACCGAGAGCTGGAAATTACTTATCTTAAAAATAATGATTCAAAATCC includes:
- a CDS encoding plasmid pRiA4b ORF-3 family protein, whose amino-acid sequence is MTTYIFKVKLKYDKRTYREIEILENQTLDDLHWAIFRAFDFEEMHLYSFFMNNKAWSGVEFEYCAPQADGRSAKKVKINSLNLELKQKFLYLFDYGDSWEFEMEFVGNGQAQNKVKYPIVVKKAGDSPEQYPDYDEEDE
- a CDS encoding AAA family ATPase translates to MNKTFTSKIELNPQFKRALDLIEKTKRNVFVTGKAGTGKSTLLQLFRAKTKKKLVVLAPTGVAALNVQGQTIHSFFGFKPDITPFNIKQVRVTPRKKKLLKKLETIIIDEVSMVRADLLDCVDGFLRLYGPKKNQPFGGAQMIFIGDLYQLPPVVTSQEKSLFTPIPSSTNNSKISKNSFAGAIANVYGSPYFFDAKSFPNLSVELIELEKIYRQKDQRFIELLNSIRNNSAGEAELKIINQRLNQKFESQLDDFYIYLTPTNALASSVNNQKLEQLKTKVHHYKGFLSGKFDVRSLPTDMDLNLKVGAQVMLLNNDASGRWINGTIGKIVDIETDDEQEDAILVELASGDVEAVYPYTWKMFEFKFNPRTGEIESDTLGSFTQYPMKLAWAITIHKSQGKTFNKVILDIGRGTFAHGQLYVALSRCVSLEGLVLKKPLVKHHIWMDWRVVKFVTSYQYQISAEKCSTEDKIKIIEQAIAENRELEITYLKNNDSKSKRLIKPQTVGEMEYLGKTYLGLEAFCLLRHEDRVFRVDRILEMRMV